The sequence below is a genomic window from Ostrinia nubilalis chromosome Z, ilOstNubi1.1, whole genome shotgun sequence.
ATATATTATGCAAGACGTCAACGCAAAAAGCGTATgtgcaaaattaaataaactacaaccgggtcaagttaactgcgcactgACAGTAATGACGTCACATcaacgctctggtacggacaaGGTGAATGCGGGCAGGTGTGCGTGTGCGGGTAAGTGGGATGGAgaatcgcattccagcgaggtgcgcagttagctcgatcgggttgtaattAGTGCAAATCTTTGCATGTGTGATGACTGCAATCTCAAGTTCTTAACTCTCATTGCGCGCGACTTCAACTTTATAGATTAGTAGAGGGAATAGATAGGTAGGGTAGGAGTAGAACAGgttaggaaaaaataatgtaagataTCAAACGTTTATTTCAGctctttattttaaaacatgttTAAAACAGTTTGGGGCTTATTTCTGGATCGGGGTCAGGATAATATTGCAGCAGATCTGCTACGGGTGATTCTTGGTCCTCATAAAAGTCACACGCAAGCAGAAACTCTCGTTTAGAATAGTCGTCTCCCTTGCAAAACATTTCACCTGAAACCAAAAATGACTGTTTAAATGAAATCCTCTATTAAAACTAAGTGtattattttgttacataataggtaggtacgaaCCTTCAATATCCATAATGTGAACTGCACTTTTAGACTCGAGTGCCCCGACGCAATAATGCTCTTCGGTAAGGTCAGGATGCCAATACATTATAGCATCTCTACAAGATGTTCCAGCAATGGGCAACAAAATTCTATCCTAACGTTGAGAACAAAGCttttagttaattattttaagagTAAAATAAGTGTAGGTCCTACTTCTATTAAAGGTAATAATATCATTGTGCTCACCTTACATATTACTTTATTATTCACAATGGGTTCCTTGACTTCACTAGTGCAGAAGAATTTCCTTTTTTTCCTCATTATAACTGTACTTACTTCCAATACCGTTTTAATGCTGTTTCCTGAATAAAAGAGAAATAATGCtaattaggtattatgaatAGCCCATAAAATTAATGCATAAATTCCTAGTCAATGacttcattatttatttcattttttttttacttagagAATGAGTCAATTTTGAATACTTAACTTCGAAAACTTTCGGAAATTTAAAATACAGATTGGATTTGGTTCGTTAATATTTggcaaacttaaaaaaatagtaagTTAGTAAGAACCTACCTTTTTCACCGTTAATTGCTTCCAGTTCTCGCATTCCTCTAGCTTGTGTCTCACGACTGTTTTGTTGTTTCATATAATTTGCTAACCTGTACATAGCATCTACAAACTCATCTATGGGACCTAGAATATCATAATTATTACTAAGAAAATGATAATAAAGGCTCACATGTTGTGAATTGCATTAAAAAATCACCAACCTGTTCCAAAACTACCACCATCTAAATAGTTTAGAAATTGGTAAAATCTTAATGCTTCATCTGATTCTATTTCATCCATAACAGGCctctaaaaatgtttaatacatTTGAAATAGGCTTACACatagattatttaattttagtacTAATTGTAAATAACATTACAAATTTGCCGCTCCAAGCCCCAACATCGGAGTATAATGAATTAACTCGGCTGGGCATCCAATCTAGAGATGAACGAGCCACCAAAACAGGatgctaaaaataataaagattttaattaaatacctatgGGTGCCCACATACTcataattaaagttaaaaaaaatatatttactagAGATGGTAATTTTGAGTATGCATTATGTGCTGAAAATATTAGAACCAAAATTAACTTGAATATTATATTATGAAACATTTCTACAGCAGTATTGAAAATATTGTAATGCGTATGTAGCGATAACAGCATTTTATACTGCAGTGTTTTTTCTGTATTTGATGGTTTTACTCGTAACtgccaattaattattttttattacagtaATAAAGTCAAGAATTGGTATAGTTTTCATTTCCTtaatgtatatatttttttaacgccaaaataattttattcaattgttatcaaaaatattgtattgtctTGTTTTATGtgtgttaataaagttatttattattattattattttctatatttttatagGCACGGTTTCCACTGGAATCCGGTTTTTAATGTCGTTCATGAGCCGAAACTTATTGGGTTTGTTCACTTTGAAGAAACCTGCGTACTatcctacataattattatcaagttttatgatatattgataataattattttataatataaataatcgaTTCACTATATCGATTGTGACTGTACAGTTTGTGTGAGCAACACTATTTAGTAGGAGGTGGGGTTGCTATGCCAAATTATTGATTTATTCAATGGGAGTTTAGAAATTATAATCAATCTTGTTTATCtagtattgtttttaaataattcagaaaaaagtGAACAAATAAGAGTAAAATGGTTACAGtaccatttaaaaaaaactaaagccCTACGGATACAAAATTAAAGAAATCTACGATAGAAATGTTATCTGCGGCATAAATGTCTTAATTATCTGTGCCACTCACGTATTCGCGCCATTTTATTTGTCAAATTTGTCAATGTCATTTTCATTTACAACACACAGtgcctatgtattacttttctctatgcacAGT
It includes:
- the LOC135086738 gene encoding uncharacterized protein LOC135086738 yields the protein MPSRVNSLYSDVGAWSGKFRPVMDEIESDEALRFYQFLNYLDGGSFGTGPIDEFVDAMYRLANYMKQQNSRETQARGMRELEAINGEKGNSIKTVLEVSTVIMRKKRKFFCTSEVKEPIVNNKVICKDRILLPIAGTSCRDAIMYWHPDLTEEHYCVGALESKSAVHIMDIEGEMFCKGDDYSKREFLLACDFYEDQESPVADLLQYYPDPDPEISPKLF